The Thermodesulfobacterium sp. TA1 sequence AATATTCTATTATTTTCACGGTTTTACAGTCTTAGTCGCTTTTATCATTATAGTTTTTCAGCTTTTTAGAAAAAACAAAGAAAAAGGACTCCAATACCTAAGAACCTTATCTGTAGCGTTTTTAATTTTTCTTTTCTTCGGGTATTTGCAACCAACACAACAACCAGCACAGCAACCAGCACAACAACCAGCACAACAACCAGCACAACAACCACAACAACTGCAATGGTTTTGGAACCCTTGGATACCAGATAAAGCGGAATACCTTTTTTACCAGTTAGCTTACTGGAGAAATGAGGTATGGACTAAGCATTTGGCGGGCCACGCTGGAGGTATAGACGAGGACATGAGGTTTTACAGTGTGTCTGACTTTTTGGAATATACGCCAAGAGCTTTTGTTGTAGGATTGTTTTCCCCTTTCCCAAGTTTTTGGTTTACAAAGGGCTCTACCACGGGTGGAACTATTGCCAGATACATAACCCCCTTTGAATCTGTTTATCTTTACATAGCCTGGATACTTTTGCCCTTTGCCCTTTGGAAGCATAGAGGGAAACCTTGGCTTTGGATTATACTTTTAATCTCTCTTGGTTTTATATGGTTTCACACAGTAGCAGAACCCAACATAGGTCCCATTGTAAGAAAAAGATACGGCTACGTTATGTTTCTTTCTGCTTTAAGTTATAGCGTATTTCTTACAGAGGTTTTTAAAAGATGGAAAAAATCATAGTATTTACTTCTAACACGGCATTTAGTCTTTATAACTTTAGACTTCATATAATGAGAGAACTAAAAATTAGAGGATATCGTGTAATAGCGGTATCTCCAAACGAAAGTGAGTATGCATCTTTTTTGGCTAAAGAGTTTGAGTTTTACCCAATAAAAAATCTTGACCGTAAAGGTAAAAATCCTTTTAAAGATATTTTACTTCTTTTTGAATATTTAAGACTATACAAAAGATTAAAACCACATTTGATAATAAACTTTACCATAAAGCCAAACATCTACAGCTCCATTGCGGGTGGTATTTTAGGCATTCCATCTATAAGTGTGGTCACTGGTTTGGGGTTTGTGTTCATAAGTAAAACATGGCTTACAAACTTAGTAAAGTTATTATACAAAATAGCTTTTAGATTTAATAGAATTGTAGTTTTCCAAAATAGGGATGACTCTGAAGAGCTAAAAAGTTTAACTGATAGAAAGGCACACCTAATAGAAAGCTCTGGCGTGGATACTGATTACTTTTCTCCTTCTTTTTGCGAAGAAAACAAAAAAGAAAAATTTATCTTCCTTTTTGTTGGAAGATTCCTAAAAGATAAGGGACTTTTGGAACTCGTGAAAGCTTTTGAAAAATTAAAGGTTGAAAATTCAAAAGTAGAACTTTATTTAGTCGGTGATGTGGATGAGGGAAATCCTCAATCTATCAAAAGGGAGGAGTTAAAGCGGTGGTTAAATAAGGGTTTGGTTAATTGGATAGGCTTTCAAAAGGATGTCAGGCCCTTTTACTGCCTTGCAGATTGCGTAGTTTTGCCTTCTTACAGAGAAGGTATCCCAAGGGTTTTGTTGGAAGCTATGGCTATGGGAAAGCCCATAATCACCACGGACAGTGTTGGGTGCAGGGAAGTGTGTATTGATGGGGTTAATGGCTTTTTGGTTGAACCGAAAAATTGGGAAAGTCTTTACGAGGCTATGAAAAGGATGGCTGAGCTACCGCTAGACCAAAGAAAGGCTATGGGTTCTGCAGGAAGGAATCTTGTCTTAAAAAAGTATGATGTAAAGATTATTGTAAGTAAGTATCTTGAACTGATCAAAGAAGTTAAAATTTTTTAAACTGCAAAGTTTTAATCAGATTTAGGCCTAACTTTTGTAACCTACCATCCCTTTCTGCTATAATATTTCTAATACTTCTTTTATTAGGTAAGTATTATTTTTAGGAAGGGCATGGTAGTCCTCAATTTAAGCTCTATTAAATCCTTTTAATCTTCTTGGTTAAGTCTCTCGTCTATTTCTTTAAAGATCAAGTATAATAACCTCTCAGCTTTACCTTTCTTTTTAAATCTTCTGCAAATAAAATTCTATCTCTTACCCTCGGTTGATTTAAGCTACTTTCCTACTAAAAGACCAAGATTTTAGGAATAAACATAAGCGATTAAAAGGAAGAGTTGATAATTTCTGTCGAATAAGGATTATGTATTTTCTTTAAACTTTTTTAATAAATGTATCATTATTTTAGGGGTTTTAAAATTCACTATTCTAAAGTAAAGCCAGGTGTAAAAAACAATAAAAGCTAAGCTAAAAATCATCAAAACGTAAGTTTTGCTCCAGAAAAGTACTGCAGGGATCGTGCAAAGAAGTTGCATAAACCATAAATAAGGTGAAGTAAGAGAATTTAGTAAAAAGTTGGGAAGTTTATTCCCAACAGTTAATTTTATTACTCTTCTGTAAATTATCGTATGAAGATGTACTGCATCTGGCTCAAAAGGAGAGGAGGACCTTAAAAATTTTCTTCTTACAATTGAAAATAAAGTTTCATAAATTGGATAAATTAAAAGTAAAAGAGGAAACCAGGCTGAAACTTCTTGGTGTCTTTCAACAAGTAGGACTCCTGTAAGACCTGCCAAGAAACCTAAAAGGTATGCTCCTCCGTCTCCTAAAAAGATATACCCAAAAGGAAAATTCCAGAAGAAAAAACCAAAGATGGCAGAGGCTATGGTTAAGCTTGTATAGACAAGAAACATATCTCCTACTAAGAAGGATACATAAGCATAAGATAGAAAAACCATAATAGAAACTCCGCTTGCAAGACCGTTAAACCCATCAATGATGTTTATGGCGTTGGCAACCCCTGCAAGGGCGAAAGCGGTGAAAAGGACAGAAAAAAGGAGATAACTTGCAAGTAAATAATCAAATCCCGGAAGGTCAACCCGGGTAAGGGTCTCTCCTAAAAAAAGATAAACCAAAAATCCAGAAAACATACCACAAAGAAGCCTAATTTTAGGACCAACCTTTTTGGTTAAGTCCTCAATAAATCCTCCTAAAAAAACGGGGATAGAAGATACAACCAAAAGAATATGTAATTTTGCAAAGTCTTTTTGATCCAGAGTAAACGCTATGCTGACGGTTATCAAGGAAAAGATTATAGATAATCCACCAACCCTTACAGCATTCCACTGATGAAACTTTTGGACCCCTACTTGATTGTCAATAAAAGCTTCGTTAGCCTTCTTAATGAGAAAAAAGCAAGTAAAAAAGGATGTCAAAAAAGCGATAATTAAGAATAGCATGAAAAAAGATTATAATTTAATTTTATAAAATTAAAAGAAAATAAGCTAAAAAATTTTTCGTCCTGCTTTCAAAGCAGGATGAAAAGACCTATCAGCCTTTTTTGAGACATTCGATTATAAAGTCGCATTTAGTTTCTTTTTCATCAGGAACTTGCCTTACCATTACCTTTTGAGTGTTTAGGGAGCGACAAAAAGGACAGGTTATCGTTTTTGACATGAACGAGATTTCATTATCAGGAAACACCTTATCAAAGGTGCGCCTGCATTTAAAACATTTTACCGTAACTACTATCATTTAATCTTTACTCTGTAAGTTTGTATGCAAACATTTTAACCATTTTTATAATAATATCAAGGTAGTAGAAAATTTCTTAGAAGAACCTTTAGCCCGGCGGCTTAAGATAATAAAGGAGGAATATTAAGAATTAAAAAGCCTAAACCTTTAAAGAAAATAAGTTTGTATTAAAATTAAAATAAAATTAAAATTAAATAGAGGGGTATGGGACATAACGTTTTTGGAAATACGGTAGGGTTAAAACCAAGTGAATTAAAAAACTTAGAGAGATTATATAGAAGAAGGGTGCCTCCTGCTTCTATCATTTCTCATGAACTGGCAAGAGAACTTGCACGGATATCAGCAGAGATAAACCGTCAAGTAGGCTTGCTTATCAACCGAAAAGGAGAAATAGACTACGTAGTAGTAGGTACCTTTAACCGTATTGAAATACCTGAGCTTAGAGGGTATCGTGACCATATCGCCAGATTAAAAGGATTACGTTTTATCCATACTCATCTTTTAACTTCTAAATCTAATCAATCTGAACTCGACCAAGACGACCTGATAGACCTTGCTCTTTTAAGGCTTGATTTGGTTGGTGCCTTAGAGGTGAACCCCAACGGAGAGCCTGGTAAAATTCACATAGCCCACATTATCCCTGACCCAGAGTTTTTTACAGGAGGTCCTTTTTCAGAAAAAGAAAACCAGTTTTTTTATTTTTTAAAGCCCTGTTATGTCTGGGAATTAAGAGAAAACTTTTTAGAACTTATTAAAAACTTAGAGGATGAGCTTGAAAGGATAAAACCCCTTAAAGAAGTAGACGAGCAAAAGGATAGGGCTATTCTCATTTTCTTAAAAGAGTCTAACGAACCTTATTTAGAGGAAAGGATTTTTGAGTTAAAGGAATTGGCAAGGACTGCAGGGGTAACCGTAGTAGGGGAGGTGGTTCAGAAAAAGACAAGTCCAGACCCAAGGTATGTAATAGGTAAAGGAAAACTGCTTGAGGTGATGGTGCTTGCCTTAAGGACCCGGGCTAATCTTTTAATATTTGATCGCGAGCTTACCCCATCTCAAGTAAGAGCCCTTACTGAAAATACAGACTTAAGGGTTATAGACCGTACCCAGCTTATTTTAGACATCTTTGCCCAACGTGCTAAGTCTAAAGAAGGAAAAATTCAGGTTGAAATCGCCCAGTTAAAATATACCCTTCCCAGGCTTAGGGCTAAAGACGATGCCTTCTCCAGGCTTACCGGAGGTATAGGAGGAAGAGGACCCGGAGAAACCAAGCTAGAAATAGACAGAAGAAGGATAAAAGACCGTATCGCTAAGCTGGAAAGAGAGTTAGAACAAATCTCTCAAGAAAGAGACCTGAGAAGAAAACGTAGAAAAAAGTTAGAATTTAAAACGGTTGCTTTGATAGGTTATACTAACGCAGGTAAAACCACTTTGTTTAACACTTTGGCTAAAAGCCAATACTTAGCAGAGGATAAACTTTTTGCAACCCTTGACCCTGTAACCAAGGCTATTAGAACCCCAAACAATAGGGTATTTCTTATTACAGATACCGTAGGTTTTATAAGAAACCTTCCAGAAGAATTAAAAAAGGCCTTTAAAGCTACCTTAGAAGAACTTTATTCGGCAGACCTACTTCTTCACATCGTAGATATAAGCCATCCAGAATTTGAAACCCAGATAGAAGCAGTAAATCAAATTTTAGAAGAAATGGGGCTTTTGCATTATCCTATGCTGATGGTTTTTAATAAAATAGACCTTTTATCCCCCTCAGAACTGCAGGCTATAAAACTACTTTCCAGTCGTTATCAAGCCATTCCTATTTCAGCCAAAAAAGGAGAAAACCTTGACCTACTCTTAAATAAAATCGAAGAAAAACTTTTTACTCCTCTTGGGTCTCTTGAAAAACCTCTTTTTGAGGTTGAGCCTGCTTTCGCGGAGGAGGAAAGTCTAACCAAAGTTCCTCCAGCGCATACATCTGACGTATAGGTTCATAGAAAAGATGTACGATCACAGAATCATAATCAAGGACTATCCATTGCCCAAGTTCAAAACCTTCTATTCCTAAGGGCTTAATCCCTATCTTTTCCAATTCGAACATCAAATGTTCAGATAGCCCTTGAGTATGTTTAGTAGAATGGGCACTGCATATGATAAAATAGTCGGCATAGTCTACCTTATCTCTTACATCAATAAGCAGTATGTCCTCTGCTTTTTTATCTTCAAGCAAAGTTAAAATCTCTTCTGCTAACACTTTGCTTTCCATATCTTATATTTTTCCCTCCGTTACCAACTTGGCAAAAAGTTCGAAGCTCCTGTTATAAGTTTTTTCATATTCTGGTGGGAAAAAGCACGCAGGTAGTTGTCTCATTTTTCTATGATAATGCAGACATTCGCAGCAAATCCCCTTTTTAGGACAAGGTTCATAAGTGCAGTTACAGTTTTTAAGGTTTTTATCCCTTTTACACTCCATAGGTTTACTCCTCCTTGTAGTTTTTACTTAACCATTACTTATTCAACCGTTACACTTTTGGCTAAATTTCTTGGTTTATCTACGTCACATCCTCTTAAAGTAGCTATCTCATAAGCTAAAAGCTGAAGAGGCACGACATAAAAAATAGGTAAAAATTCATAAAAAGTCAAGGGTACCTCTATATATTCATCAGAAATTTTTTGAAATTCTTCTGCCCCTTCAGTTATCAAAGAAATGATAGGACCTCTGCGAGACTTAACCTCCTCAGCATTTGAGAGAGTTTTTTCGTAAACAATCCCGGTTTCTTTGGCTGCAAGGATTATGGTGGGCACTTTTTCTTCTATTAAGGCTATAGGACCATGTTTCATCTCGCCTGCTGCATAGCCCTCTGCATGAATATAGGAGATTTCTTTGAGTTTTAAAGCCCCTTCTAAGGCTATAGGATAAAGGATGTTTCTTCCAAGATAAAGGACGTTTGAGGCTTGATAATAATTTTGGGCCAAAAGTTTGATTTTAGGATGGACTTTTTCTATAAAAAGTTTAAGCTGAGAGGGCAACTTGATCAAGGATTCTATCTTTTTTCCTTTCTCGTTTTCTTTAAAAAGGATTTGTTTTAGGTAAATGGTAAGAAGCACAAAAATTAAAACCTGGGTAGAAAAAGCCTTGGTAGAGGCAACGCTTATTTCTGGACCTGCTTTGGTATAAAGTACTATCTTGCTTTCTCTGGCTATGGTGCTTCCCACTACATTACAGATAGAAAGGGTTTTAGCCCCCTTGCTTTTAGCTAACCGTAAGCTCGCAAGCGTGTCTGCTGTTTCCCCTGACTGAGAAATTCCTATAAAAAGGGTTTTTTCGTTTATTACCGGGTCTCTATACCTAAATTCAGAGGCTATATCTACCTCTACAGGAATCTTTAGTTCTCGTTCTATAAGATATTTAGCCACCAAACCAGCATGATAAGAGGTACCGCAGGCAACAAGGTAAAACCTTTGAATATCTTTAAAGAAATCTGCGGTCAATCCTTCTTTAGAAAAATCTACTTGATTTTTGTCTAAGTCAATCCTTTCAAGCATCGTATTTTTTACAGCGTCAGGTTGTTCGTAAATCTCCTTAAGCATGAAATGGGCAAAACCCCCTTTTTCAGCCGAGGCTATGTCCCAGGTAACATGATAAGGCTCTCTTAAAACCGGATTTTCTGATAGGTCGTATATTTCTACTTTATCCTTGCTAACTATCGCTACCTCACCATCGTTTAAAAACAACACCTCTTTAGTAAACGGCAAAAGGGCAGGGATGTCAGAGGCTATAAAATTTTCCTGATTCCCTAAACCTATGACTACAGGACTTTGGTTTCTACCGACTAAGATTAAATCAGGGTGGTTTTTATGGATTAAGGCTACTGCATAAGCTCCCTTAAGCGTTCTTAAAGCTTTAAAAAAGGCCTGTTTAAGAGATAGACCCTGGTTTAGAAAATCTTCTATCAAATGAACGATAACCTCGGTATCTGTAGCTGAAACAAACCTATGACCTTTGGCTAAAAGCTTGGTTTTTAGTTCATAATAGTTTTCTATGATCCCGTTGTGAACCAAGGCAAAAGATTTATGGCAATCAAAATGGGGATGAGCGTTTTCGTCAGAAGGTTCTCCGTGGGTTGCCCAACGGGTGTGTCCAAGACCAGGGGCCTTAGCTTTAGAAGGAAAAGGTTTAAAAAGTTTTTCCTCTAAGTTTAGAATTTTTCCTTTGGTTTTAATGACTTTTATTTCGTTTTTCTCAAAAAAAACTACCCCTGCTGAATCATACCCTCTGTATTCAAGCCTTCTTAAACCTTCTAATAACACAGGAATAACCTGTCTATCCCCTATATATCCTATTATCCCACACATCTTATCCCTCTTCTACATTAGTAATTTTAAGTCTTTTAACGTACTCCTCCCATTCCCAGGGTAACAAGTATTTTTTCTTGTTATTACACTCCTTACAACAAGGAACGATGTTAATCCTGTCTGAGGTTCCCCATCTTGAAAGAGGGATTTTATGGTCCATCGTAAGGTTTTTGGCACCTACCTCTTTTCCGCAGTAATAACATACCCCTTTTTCTAATTGACGTCTCCACCATCTGGTTTGTCTAAGTTTGCGGGCTTTTTCCTTTTCTTTTTTTATAAACTCTTCTAAGCTTAAAAACTTTTCTTTCATGCTTTCTCTAAATTCTCTAAATGGCTAAGAATTTTTTGTAAAACCTCTTCAGGGGAAAGGTTAGAGGTGTCTAAAACCAGAGCCTCTTCTGGTATGGTTAAGGGAGCAACTTTTCTTGTACTATCAAGCTGGTCTCTTTTTTTAAGGTTATCTATAACCGTTCCGTAGTGCAGAACTTCTTTTTCAACTTTTTCTTTATATCTTCTTTCAGCCCTAACCTGTTCATCTGCCGTAAGAAAAACTTTCAGTTCTGCTTCTTTAAAAACTACACTTCCCATGTCTCTTCCTTCAGCCACCACTAAACGATGGTCAACAAGCCTCCTTAAAAAACCGGTGATAAACTCTCTTACTTCAGGTATGGCAGCTACTACTGAAACCCTTTCTTCTACCTGAATTTCTCTAAGTTCGTGATTAATCTCTTTTCCTTCATAAAAAATCTGGGTAGCCTCTGGGGTAAGTTTTACCGTAACCGAAGAGAAAATTTTTTCTAAGGTATCTTTGGGGTCCAATTTTTTTGAGATAAAATCTTCGTAAAAGTTATG is a genomic window containing:
- a CDS encoding glycosyltransferase family 4 protein translates to MEKIIVFTSNTAFSLYNFRLHIMRELKIRGYRVIAVSPNESEYASFLAKEFEFYPIKNLDRKGKNPFKDILLLFEYLRLYKRLKPHLIINFTIKPNIYSSIAGGILGIPSISVVTGLGFVFISKTWLTNLVKLLYKIAFRFNRIVVFQNRDDSEELKSLTDRKAHLIESSGVDTDYFSPSFCEENKKEKFIFLFVGRFLKDKGLLELVKAFEKLKVENSKVELYLVGDVDEGNPQSIKREELKRWLNKGLVNWIGFQKDVRPFYCLADCVVLPSYREGIPRVLLEAMAMGKPIITTDSVGCREVCIDGVNGFLVEPKNWESLYEAMKRMAELPLDQRKAMGSAGRNLVLKKYDVKIIVSKYLELIKEVKIF
- a CDS encoding glycosyltransferase, with translation MLFLIIAFLTSFFTCFFLIKKANEAFIDNQVGVQKFHQWNAVRVGGLSIIFSLITVSIAFTLDQKDFAKLHILLVVSSIPVFLGGFIEDLTKKVGPKIRLLCGMFSGFLVYLFLGETLTRVDLPGFDYLLASYLLFSVLFTAFALAGVANAINIIDGFNGLASGVSIMVFLSYAYVSFLVGDMFLVYTSLTIASAIFGFFFWNFPFGYIFLGDGGAYLLGFLAGLTGVLLVERHQEVSAWFPLLLLIYPIYETLFSIVRRKFLRSSSPFEPDAVHLHTIIYRRVIKLTVGNKLPNFLLNSLTSPYLWFMQLLCTIPAVLFWSKTYVLMIFSLAFIVFYTWLYFRIVNFKTPKIMIHLLKKFKENT
- the hflX gene encoding GTPase HflX — protein: MGHNVFGNTVGLKPSELKNLERLYRRRVPPASIISHELARELARISAEINRQVGLLINRKGEIDYVVVGTFNRIEIPELRGYRDHIARLKGLRFIHTHLLTSKSNQSELDQDDLIDLALLRLDLVGALEVNPNGEPGKIHIAHIIPDPEFFTGGPFSEKENQFFYFLKPCYVWELRENFLELIKNLEDELERIKPLKEVDEQKDRAILIFLKESNEPYLEERIFELKELARTAGVTVVGEVVQKKTSPDPRYVIGKGKLLEVMVLALRTRANLLIFDRELTPSQVRALTENTDLRVIDRTQLILDIFAQRAKSKEGKIQVEIAQLKYTLPRLRAKDDAFSRLTGGIGGRGPGETKLEIDRRRIKDRIAKLERELEQISQERDLRRKRRKKLEFKTVALIGYTNAGKTTLFNTLAKSQYLAEDKLFATLDPVTKAIRTPNNRVFLITDTVGFIRNLPEELKKAFKATLEELYSADLLLHIVDISHPEFETQIEAVNQILEEMGLLHYPMLMVFNKIDLLSPSELQAIKLLSSRYQAIPISAKKGENLDLLLNKIEEKLFTPLGSLEKPLFEVEPAFAEEESLTKVPPAHTSDV
- the rsfS gene encoding ribosome silencing factor, giving the protein MESKVLAEEILTLLEDKKAEDILLIDVRDKVDYADYFIICSAHSTKHTQGLSEHLMFELEKIGIKPLGIEGFELGQWIVLDYDSVIVHLFYEPIRQMYALEELWLDFPPPRKQAQPQKEVFQETQEE
- a CDS encoding DUF6485 family protein, with protein sequence MECKRDKNLKNCNCTYEPCPKKGICCECLHYHRKMRQLPACFFPPEYEKTYNRSFELFAKLVTEGKI
- the glmS gene encoding glutamine--fructose-6-phosphate transaminase (isomerizing); protein product: MCGIIGYIGDRQVIPVLLEGLRRLEYRGYDSAGVVFFEKNEIKVIKTKGKILNLEEKLFKPFPSKAKAPGLGHTRWATHGEPSDENAHPHFDCHKSFALVHNGIIENYYELKTKLLAKGHRFVSATDTEVIVHLIEDFLNQGLSLKQAFFKALRTLKGAYAVALIHKNHPDLILVGRNQSPVVIGLGNQENFIASDIPALLPFTKEVLFLNDGEVAIVSKDKVEIYDLSENPVLREPYHVTWDIASAEKGGFAHFMLKEIYEQPDAVKNTMLERIDLDKNQVDFSKEGLTADFFKDIQRFYLVACGTSYHAGLVAKYLIERELKIPVEVDIASEFRYRDPVINEKTLFIGISQSGETADTLASLRLAKSKGAKTLSICNVVGSTIARESKIVLYTKAGPEISVASTKAFSTQVLIFVLLTIYLKQILFKENEKGKKIESLIKLPSQLKLFIEKVHPKIKLLAQNYYQASNVLYLGRNILYPIALEGALKLKEISYIHAEGYAAGEMKHGPIALIEEKVPTIILAAKETGIVYEKTLSNAEEVKSRRGPIISLITEGAEEFQKISDEYIEVPLTFYEFLPIFYVVPLQLLAYEIATLRGCDVDKPRNLAKSVTVE
- a CDS encoding HNH endonuclease, which encodes MKEKFLSLEEFIKKEKEKARKLRQTRWWRRQLEKGVCYYCGKEVGAKNLTMDHKIPLSRWGTSDRINIVPCCKECNNKKKYLLPWEWEEYVKRLKITNVEEG
- the cmk gene encoding (d)CMP kinase, yielding MKKPKVITIDGPAASGKTTVARLLAKTLGYSLLESGAFYRLVTCLLLKHNFYEDFISKKLDPKDTLEKIFSSVTVKLTPEATQIFYEGKEINHELREIQVEERVSVVAAIPEVREFITGFLRRLVDHRLVVAEGRDMGSVVFKEAELKVFLTADEQVRAERRYKEKVEKEVLHYGTVIDNLKKRDQLDSTRKVAPLTIPEEALVLDTSNLSPEEVLQKILSHLENLEKA